The Bryobacteraceae bacterium genome includes a window with the following:
- a CDS encoding UDP-N-acetyl glucosamine 2-epimerase — protein MSQSTRSLRLLCVGGARPNFMKLAPLWRALRADSRFHPFLVHTGQHYDQQMSGAFFRDLELPDPDYYLGVGSGSHAQQTAEILRSFEPVVLESRPDAVVVVGDVNSTLGCSLVAAKLCVPVIHVEAGLRSFDRTMPEEINRVLTDAISDLLLVSEPSGLENLAREGVDASRVRLVGNLMIDSLRRHLAQAREQRVAERLGLAPGSYGVVTLHRPANVDDPAALEGILGALEEIASELPLVFPVHPRTRARLASAGCADGGRIRLMQPLSYLEFLSLMADAAAVFTDSGGIQEETTVLGIPCFTLRDNTERPITLTQGTNVLAGTTRESIISAWTRHGLRRPGARTPDLWDGQAAARCVAAIGEHFLQNS, from the coding sequence ATGAGCCAGTCGACACGCTCACTCAGGCTGCTGTGCGTCGGAGGCGCCCGGCCGAACTTCATGAAACTGGCGCCACTGTGGCGCGCACTGCGCGCGGACAGCCGGTTCCACCCGTTCCTCGTGCATACCGGGCAGCACTACGACCAGCAGATGTCAGGCGCCTTCTTCCGGGATCTGGAGCTTCCCGATCCGGACTACTATCTGGGGGTCGGATCCGGCTCGCATGCGCAGCAGACGGCGGAGATCCTGCGGAGCTTCGAACCGGTGGTTCTCGAGTCCAGGCCCGACGCCGTGGTGGTGGTCGGCGACGTGAACTCGACGCTCGGCTGTTCGCTGGTGGCCGCCAAGCTCTGCGTTCCGGTGATCCACGTTGAAGCCGGCCTCCGCAGCTTCGACCGCACAATGCCGGAGGAGATCAACAGGGTCCTGACGGATGCCATTTCGGATCTCCTGCTGGTCAGCGAACCGAGCGGGCTCGAGAATCTGGCGCGCGAGGGTGTGGACGCCTCCAGGGTGCGTCTGGTGGGCAACCTCATGATCGATTCCCTGCGGCGCCACTTGGCCCAGGCGCGCGAGCAGCGGGTGGCGGAGCGGTTGGGGCTCGCGCCAGGCTCGTACGGGGTCGTGACGCTGCACCGGCCGGCCAACGTGGACGATCCCGCTGCGCTAGAGGGGATTCTCGGCGCGCTGGAGGAGATCGCCTCCGAGCTGCCGCTCGTGTTCCCGGTCCATCCGAGGACGCGAGCCAGGCTGGCAAGCGCCGGCTGCGCGGACGGCGGCAGGATCCGGTTGATGCAGCCCCTTTCGTATCTCGAGTTCCTCAGTCTGATGGCGGATGCCGCCGCCGTGTTCACGGATTCCGGCGGCATCCAGGAGGAGACCACGGTTCTCGGGATTCCCTGTTTCACGCTGCGCGACAACACGGAGCGGCCCATCACTCTTACCCAGGGCACCAACGTGCTTGCGGGCACGACCAGGGAATCGATCATTTCCGCCTGGACGCGGCATGGGCTTCGCCGTCCGGGGGCGCGCACGCCCGATCTGTGGGACGGTCAGGCGGCTGCGCGTTGCGTCGCAGCCATCGGGGAGCATTTTCTGCAAAACAGCTGA
- a CDS encoding MFS transporter, with the protein MKSFAHLLGRNRNYRNLWLGQLVSEIGDHFNSIAVLSMALHMTGSGATVGGAMLARVGPALLAAPLAGVILDRLDRRRVMIASDLFRAAIAIAHLLLLVYPKTWLLYLLSALLTFAAPFFNSGRAAILPRLVSRDDLHSANALTQTTGWLTVAAGTMLGGFSTSWLGYRGAFLINAASFLWSAWAIYSLEVQGGFIARSAAPRDRGQRSGWEEFREGVRYIRAHPLILGILLLGAGWATGGGAAQILFTLFGESVFGRGPSGTGILWGFAGLGLVAGGLAARRWEGHVNFGLYKHTVTVTFLFHGLFYMLFSIAPSLWQAAAWIFLSRLCVAMNSVMNRTMLLLHVPDRLRGRVFTASEGIVNGVMMISMAAAAMAAANYSPRQIGFVAGALSASTAVFWAWANAAGKLPEPARDWQEPEGEFRDPVTTA; encoded by the coding sequence GTGAAAAGCTTCGCGCACCTGCTGGGCCGGAACCGGAATTACCGGAACCTCTGGCTCGGGCAGCTAGTGAGCGAGATCGGCGATCACTTCAACTCAATCGCCGTTCTCTCCATGGCCCTGCACATGACCGGCAGCGGCGCCACTGTCGGCGGCGCCATGCTGGCGCGCGTGGGACCCGCGCTGCTGGCCGCCCCGCTGGCCGGCGTCATCCTCGACCGTCTCGACCGCCGCCGCGTCATGATCGCGTCCGACCTTTTCCGCGCCGCGATCGCCATCGCGCATCTGCTGCTGCTCGTCTATCCGAAAACCTGGCTGCTTTATCTTCTCAGCGCTTTGCTCACGTTCGCCGCGCCATTCTTCAACAGCGGCCGCGCGGCCATCCTGCCCCGGCTGGTGAGCCGGGACGACCTCCACTCCGCCAACGCCCTGACGCAGACGACGGGCTGGCTCACCGTCGCCGCAGGCACGATGCTCGGCGGATTCAGCACGAGCTGGCTCGGCTACAGGGGCGCCTTTCTCATCAATGCCGCCAGCTTTCTCTGGAGCGCATGGGCCATCTACTCGCTGGAAGTTCAGGGTGGATTCATCGCCAGATCGGCGGCGCCCAGGGACCGGGGACAGAGGTCCGGATGGGAAGAATTCCGCGAAGGCGTGCGTTATATTCGCGCCCATCCGCTGATCCTGGGCATCCTGCTGCTCGGCGCGGGATGGGCGACCGGAGGCGGCGCGGCTCAGATCCTGTTCACCCTCTTCGGCGAATCCGTTTTCGGCCGCGGCCCTTCCGGCACAGGCATCCTGTGGGGCTTCGCAGGCCTGGGCCTCGTGGCCGGCGGTCTGGCGGCCCGCCGGTGGGAGGGCCACGTCAACTTCGGACTGTACAAGCACACCGTCACCGTCACGTTCCTCTTTCATGGCCTGTTCTACATGCTGTTCAGCATCGCCCCGTCCCTCTGGCAGGCGGCGGCGTGGATCTTCCTGTCGCGCCTCTGCGTCGCGATGAATTCGGTGATGAACCGCACGATGCTGCTGCTTCATGTGCCGGACCGCCTGCGGGGCCGCGTTTTCACAGCGTCGGAGGGCATCGTCAACGGCGTCATGATGATCTCGATGGCCGCAGCCGCCATGGCCGCCGCCAATTACAGCCCCCGCCAGATCGGCTTTGTCGCCGGTGCTCTCAGCGCTTCCACGGCTGTCTTCTGGGCGTGGGCCAACGCCGCCGGCAAACTCCCCGAACCCGCCCGGGACTGGCAGGAACCCGAGGGCGAATTCCGGGATCCTGTTACCACCGCCTGA
- a CDS encoding oxidoreductase translates to MTSYGWLFDPKRCIECSACEAACKQWNQVETGVNVRWRRVLRQESGSFPNVRVTAISMACNHCENAFCQKVCPARAIWRRGSMVLIDSEKCVGCGQCYMFCPYGAPQFNPVTRKTSKCTMCFDRVEQGLQPACATACPTGALQWGEWKDIENKGTDRMPGMAFPRQMQPRIRFITDPWRA, encoded by the coding sequence ATGACGTCATACGGTTGGCTGTTCGACCCGAAGCGGTGTATCGAATGCAGCGCCTGCGAAGCGGCCTGCAAACAGTGGAACCAGGTGGAAACGGGAGTCAATGTCCGCTGGCGGCGCGTGCTGCGCCAGGAATCCGGCTCATTTCCCAATGTGCGCGTGACGGCCATCTCGATGGCCTGCAACCACTGCGAGAACGCCTTCTGCCAGAAGGTATGTCCGGCCCGCGCCATCTGGCGGCGCGGCAGCATGGTGCTGATCGACTCGGAAAAATGCGTCGGTTGCGGCCAGTGCTACATGTTCTGCCCGTACGGCGCTCCGCAATTCAATCCCGTCACCCGCAAGACCAGCAAGTGCACGATGTGCTTCGACCGTGTCGAACAAGGCCTTCAACCGGCCTGCGCCACGGCCTGTCCTACGGGGGCCTTGCAGTGGGGCGAGTGGAAGGACATTGAAAACAAGGGCACGGACCGCATGCCGGGCATGGCGTTTCCCCGGCAGATGCAGCCGCGCATCCGTTTCATTACCGACCCGTGGCGCGCGTAA
- a CDS encoding formate dehydrogenase, whose translation MITRRTVLHNAGAAAALSLAPWRDAFAAYFEQSQSVPYPPESIVTACGFCDSACGMRATVQDGAIRFLQGLPEDPHNEGRLCAKGTTAAWVKNDPDRLKFPMKRTNPRKGVEEDPGWVRISWTEALDTIAARFGEIREKYGSEALLAISRGSPAWFARLYNALGMERIDHNDLCYGVDIVVSQRTIGAHSFAWDLENAKYIVLFGWDFMARAKLSLANRLLHAKENGARVVGFNPLHTPTARFCDEWHPVRPGGDLAIALAMIHVLLKENLFDRDFAEKYTNFPQYEADIRAHFEKYSPEWAETESDVPASVIRRIAREYGSARPAVTPLHKKTLAANYQNAAPVCHAIAILNILAGNIDRPGGRYFPRTISIPALDAIYPPPAYPKLPSKRIDGREKLPLAGNYGMFSTIADGMTRVYPDRVKGIFWTGYHLNSFPQPRLLAEALKKVEFMVIVDILPMDAMYYADIVLPNTMFLEGSDILNRTYNAKSPFVVVRQPVTPGPFETRSSAFIAIELGKRLVPDYFRKADGGWISSSELLDEQTRRAGLGENFAELRKKGFLAREQPFTPRTTFATATGKCQIYVPEFAARGYEPLPNWHPKRESPSPQFPYYLITYLPGEHKRNSTQNNPILMEISLPMRVKIHPSTARKHGIGDGSLVRVRSRVGEITAQAQLTETVRPDVVVVPHGYGHKSPWLSVAGGVGETDNDLIPALRIEDLVESGNWLGSGCIMDCVVAIEPA comes from the coding sequence ATGATCACCCGGAGAACGGTTCTTCACAACGCCGGCGCAGCTGCCGCTCTCAGCCTCGCCCCGTGGCGGGATGCATTCGCAGCCTATTTCGAGCAGTCGCAGTCCGTCCCTTATCCACCCGAGTCCATTGTCACCGCGTGCGGCTTCTGCGATTCCGCCTGCGGCATGCGGGCCACCGTGCAGGACGGGGCCATCCGTTTTCTGCAGGGGCTGCCGGAAGACCCTCACAACGAGGGCCGTCTCTGCGCGAAAGGCACGACAGCCGCCTGGGTGAAGAACGACCCCGACCGGCTGAAGTTCCCCATGAAGCGCACAAACCCGCGGAAAGGCGTCGAGGAAGACCCTGGCTGGGTGCGCATCTCGTGGACCGAGGCCCTGGACACGATCGCCGCGCGCTTCGGCGAAATCCGCGAGAAATACGGATCCGAGGCCCTGCTCGCCATCTCGCGAGGCAGTCCCGCCTGGTTCGCGCGCCTCTACAACGCTCTCGGCATGGAGCGGATCGATCATAACGACCTCTGCTACGGCGTCGATATCGTTGTTTCCCAGCGCACGATCGGCGCCCACTCCTTCGCCTGGGATCTGGAAAACGCCAAATACATCGTCCTGTTCGGCTGGGACTTCATGGCCCGCGCCAAGCTCAGCCTCGCCAACCGCCTTCTCCATGCCAAAGAAAACGGCGCCCGCGTGGTGGGCTTCAATCCGCTGCATACGCCGACGGCCCGCTTTTGCGATGAATGGCACCCCGTCCGTCCGGGCGGCGACCTCGCCATCGCGCTGGCGATGATTCATGTCCTGCTCAAGGAGAACCTCTTTGACCGGGACTTCGCCGAGAAATACACGAATTTCCCGCAATACGAGGCTGACATTCGCGCGCACTTCGAGAAATACAGTCCCGAGTGGGCGGAAACGGAAAGCGACGTTCCGGCCTCCGTCATCCGGCGGATCGCCCGGGAATACGGCTCGGCCAGGCCGGCCGTCACGCCTCTGCACAAGAAAACCCTTGCCGCCAACTATCAGAACGCCGCCCCCGTCTGCCACGCCATCGCCATCCTGAACATCCTGGCCGGCAATATCGACCGCCCCGGCGGCCGCTACTTCCCGCGCACCATCTCGATCCCGGCGCTGGACGCCATCTATCCTCCGCCGGCCTATCCGAAGCTGCCGTCAAAACGGATCGATGGCCGCGAGAAGCTCCCTCTCGCCGGCAATTACGGCATGTTCTCGACCATCGCCGACGGCATGACGCGCGTCTATCCGGACCGTGTCAAAGGGATTTTCTGGACCGGCTACCACCTGAACAGCTTTCCCCAGCCGCGGCTCCTGGCGGAAGCCCTGAAGAAGGTCGAATTCATGGTCATCGTTGACATCCTGCCGATGGACGCGATGTATTATGCCGACATCGTCCTGCCCAATACGATGTTTCTGGAAGGCAGCGACATCCTGAACCGCACTTACAACGCCAAGTCGCCTTTCGTCGTCGTCCGCCAGCCGGTCACGCCGGGCCCCTTCGAGACGCGCAGTTCCGCCTTCATCGCCATCGAGCTCGGCAAGCGCCTGGTCCCCGATTACTTCAGGAAGGCCGACGGCGGCTGGATCAGCTCCAGCGAGCTGCTCGACGAGCAGACAAGGCGCGCGGGCCTCGGCGAGAACTTCGCCGAGCTCCGCAAGAAGGGCTTCCTCGCCCGCGAGCAGCCCTTCACGCCGCGGACGACATTCGCCACCGCCACGGGGAAGTGCCAGATCTATGTTCCGGAATTTGCGGCGCGGGGTTACGAACCTCTCCCCAACTGGCACCCGAAACGGGAATCGCCGTCGCCGCAGTTCCCGTATTACCTCATCACCTATCTGCCGGGCGAGCACAAGCGGAATTCCACCCAGAACAACCCCATTCTGATGGAAATCTCCCTCCCCATGCGCGTGAAGATTCATCCCTCGACTGCGCGGAAACACGGCATTGGCGACGGCAGCCTGGTGCGCGTCCGCTCCCGCGTGGGCGAGATCACCGCGCAGGCGCAACTGACTGAAACCGTGCGGCCCGACGTCGTTGTCGTTCCGCACGGCTACGGACACAAGTCCCCCTGGCTCAGCGTGGCCGGCGGCGTTGGCGAAACCGACAACGATCTGATTCCCGCCCTCCGCATTGAAGATCTTGTGGAGAGCGGCAACTGGCTCGGGTCCGGCTGCATCATGGATTGCGTCGTCGCCATCGAGCCGGCGTAA
- the secA gene encoding protein translocase subunit SecA — MIDTLLAKIFGTKHEREVKKLRPIVQAINSLEPSLQSLSDAELAAKTSEFRQRLANGQPLDDLLVEAFAVVREASRRVLNMRHFDVQLIGGIVLHQGKIAEMKTGEGKTLVATLPVYLNALTGDGVHVVTVNDYLARRDSEWMGRIYRFLGMSVGLIVHGLDDEERRAAYHSDITYGTNNEFGFDYLRDNMKFRLEDCVQREHNFAIVDEVDSILIDEARTPLIISGPSEESTDKYYRVNAIIPRLVRGEVIEGREPGEKYTTGDYTVDERNRTVALTEEGVAKVERLLGVPNLYDPEYIELNHHVQQALRAHVLYQRDRDYIVKDGEVIIVDEFTGRLMPGRRWSDGLHQAIEAKEGVKIERENQTLATVTFQNYFRLYKKLAGMTGTADTEAAEFNKIYNLDVVVIPTNKPMIRKDHNDIVYRTEAEKWRNAAKDIAERHKTGQPVLVGTISVEKSEKLSGILKKMGVKHEVLNAKNHEREAYIVAQAGRLGAVTVSTNMAGRGTDILLGGNPEFLAQEEALRTKAAETIPAELSSTIADTHFYYFMRGDLHYRVRIEDWKDIFARFKAQCDAEHEKVVAAGGLCIIGTERHESRRIDNQLRGRAGRQGDPGESRFYLSLQDDLLRIFGGDRIQNLMLRLGMEEDVPIESRLITKRIEAAQKAVEAQNFSIRKHVKEYDDVMDKQRKAVYGLRRQLLEGRDMKERLFEIVDGILASFIDSRCPEGEDPYKWDLIGLQTDINSQFGVKILPAEIQHMSRLEMEEYILDKLRRRYDEKEALVGPEVMRETERMVWLSVIDQQWKDHLLSMDHLKEGIGMRAYGQKDPLIEYKKEGFRLFQEMMDRIEDETVRFLFFLQPVTERPRTVIDGQWDSAPAGNGHQPDDGHDRKAAQSSFVDLTRNLQRKKEREMEMLQFAGGEASSAPKSQVIKGAKVGRNDPCPCGSGKKYKKCCGA, encoded by the coding sequence ATGATCGATACCCTTCTGGCGAAGATCTTCGGCACGAAACACGAGCGCGAAGTGAAGAAACTGCGCCCGATCGTGCAGGCCATCAACAGCCTGGAGCCTTCGCTGCAGAGCCTCTCCGATGCGGAGCTCGCCGCAAAGACCTCGGAGTTCAGGCAGCGCCTCGCCAACGGCCAGCCGCTCGACGATCTGCTCGTGGAAGCCTTCGCCGTCGTCCGCGAAGCCTCCCGGCGCGTGCTCAACATGCGCCACTTCGACGTGCAGCTGATCGGCGGCATTGTCCTGCACCAGGGCAAGATCGCCGAAATGAAGACCGGCGAAGGAAAAACGCTCGTCGCCACGCTGCCCGTGTATCTCAACGCCCTCACGGGCGACGGCGTGCACGTCGTCACCGTGAACGATTACCTCGCGCGGCGCGACTCGGAGTGGATGGGGCGAATTTACCGCTTCCTCGGCATGAGCGTCGGACTGATCGTCCACGGACTCGACGACGAGGAGCGCCGCGCCGCTTATCACTCCGACATCACCTACGGCACGAACAACGAATTCGGATTCGACTACCTGCGCGACAACATGAAGTTCCGCCTGGAGGATTGCGTCCAGCGCGAACACAACTTCGCCATCGTCGACGAAGTCGACTCGATCCTGATCGACGAGGCGCGCACGCCGCTCATTATCAGCGGCCCCTCGGAAGAGTCGACGGACAAGTATTACCGCGTCAACGCCATCATCCCCCGCCTGGTCCGCGGCGAGGTGATCGAAGGCCGGGAGCCCGGCGAAAAGTACACGACGGGCGACTACACGGTCGACGAGCGCAACCGCACCGTCGCCCTCACCGAGGAGGGCGTCGCCAAGGTGGAGCGGCTTCTCGGCGTCCCCAATCTTTACGACCCCGAATACATCGAACTCAACCACCACGTCCAGCAGGCCCTCCGCGCCCACGTCCTGTACCAGCGCGACCGCGACTATATCGTCAAGGACGGCGAGGTCATCATCGTCGACGAGTTCACCGGCCGCCTGATGCCGGGCCGGCGCTGGTCCGACGGCCTGCACCAGGCCATTGAAGCCAAGGAAGGGGTCAAGATCGAGCGCGAAAACCAGACGCTGGCGACGGTCACCTTCCAGAATTACTTCCGCCTGTACAAGAAACTCGCGGGCATGACCGGCACCGCCGATACGGAAGCCGCCGAGTTCAACAAGATCTACAACCTCGACGTCGTGGTGATCCCCACCAACAAGCCCATGATCCGCAAGGATCACAACGACATCGTCTACCGCACCGAAGCCGAAAAATGGCGCAACGCCGCCAAGGACATCGCCGAGCGGCACAAGACCGGCCAGCCCGTCCTCGTGGGCACCATTTCCGTTGAAAAGAGTGAAAAACTCAGCGGAATTCTCAAGAAAATGGGCGTCAAACACGAGGTTCTGAACGCGAAAAACCACGAGCGCGAGGCCTACATCGTCGCCCAGGCGGGCCGCCTCGGAGCGGTGACCGTCTCCACCAACATGGCCGGCCGCGGAACCGACATCCTGCTCGGCGGCAACCCGGAATTTCTCGCGCAGGAAGAAGCGCTCCGGACCAAAGCCGCCGAGACGATTCCCGCCGAGCTGTCCAGCACGATCGCCGACACGCACTTCTACTACTTCATGCGCGGCGATCTTCACTACCGCGTCCGCATCGAGGACTGGAAAGACATTTTCGCCCGGTTCAAGGCCCAGTGCGACGCCGAGCATGAAAAAGTCGTCGCCGCGGGCGGCCTCTGCATCATCGGCACTGAACGCCACGAGTCCCGCCGCATCGACAACCAGCTCCGCGGACGCGCCGGCCGCCAGGGCGACCCCGGCGAGTCCCGTTTCTACCTCTCTCTCCAGGACGACCTGCTCCGCATCTTCGGCGGCGACCGCATTCAGAACCTCATGCTCCGTCTGGGCATGGAGGAAGACGTCCCGATCGAGTCCCGCCTCATCACCAAGCGCATCGAGGCCGCGCAGAAGGCCGTCGAGGCCCAGAACTTCTCCATCCGCAAGCACGTCAAGGAATACGACGACGTGATGGACAAGCAGCGCAAGGCCGTCTACGGCCTGCGCCGCCAGCTTCTGGAAGGCCGCGACATGAAGGAGCGGCTTTTCGAAATCGTCGACGGCATCCTCGCTTCCTTCATCGACTCGCGCTGCCCGGAGGGCGAAGATCCCTACAAGTGGGATCTCATCGGACTGCAGACCGACATCAACTCTCAGTTCGGCGTCAAGATCCTTCCCGCCGAAATCCAGCACATGTCGCGGCTGGAGATGGAAGAATACATCCTCGACAAGCTCCGCCGCCGGTACGACGAAAAAGAAGCCCTTGTCGGCCCCGAGGTGATGCGGGAAACCGAGCGGATGGTCTGGCTGAGCGTCATCGACCAGCAGTGGAAAGACCACCTGCTGTCGATGGATCACCTCAAAGAGGGCATCGGCATGCGGGCCTACGGCCAGAAGGACCCGCTGATCGAGTACAAAAAGGAAGGCTTCCGCCTTTTCCAGGAGATGATGGACCGCATCGAGGACGAGACGGTCCGCTTCCTGTTCTTCCTGCAGCCCGTCACGGAGCGCCCGCGCACGGTGATCGACGGGCAGTGGGACTCCGCTCCGGCAGGAAACGGCCACCAGCCCGATGACGGCCACGACCGCAAGGCCGCCCAGTCGTCCTTCGTGGACCTGACGCGCAACCTCCAGCGCAAGAAGGAACGCGAAATGGAAATGCTCCAGTTCGCCGGCGGCGAAGCCTCCAGCGCCCCGAAGTCCCAGGTGATCAAGGGCGCGAAGGTCGGACGGAACGATCCCTGCCCCTGCGGCAGCGGCAAAAAGTACAAGAAATGCTGCGGCGCCTGA
- the rnj gene encoding ribonuclease J: MADAVLQVIPLGGLGEFGMNCLALRYGDDIVVIDAGMMFPDAELLGVDIVTPDFAYLEQHREMVRALVLTHGHEDHIGAVPFLLSEINIPVYGTEFTLALVERRLEEHEMADQARLNRVKPGERIVLGPFEIEFIHVTHSIVQSVALAIRTPLGVIIHTGDFKIDPTPTDNELFDLHTLAEYGKRGVLLLLSDSTNVDRPGYTPSERAVLPRFEEIFNRAPRRIVVTCFASSVHRIQQILDIAHSSGRKVAFIGRSMLAYTEIAHTLGLLRIPDNLLLRPQDVMSAPPHRVVAVVSGTQGEPMSAMSRVAVDNHKHLRLERGDVVVHSARIIPGNEKAIGRMMNHVARRGAEVVAGQMNPPVHVSGHASQEELKLLLNLVRPRYFVPIHGEFWQMSKHAALASHLADYGLEDTFVLETGQTLVIDEQGARRGDSVPVGRVCIDSGSIDEVVEDMVIRDRRHLSEDGFLIPIIAIDKHSGRVEGMPEIVTRGFVSPEDRADLLAAARDVVIRTIETSSSEERSDWGVIQEKIRADLKRFLNKQTQRRPLVLPVILEV; encoded by the coding sequence ATGGCTGACGCTGTCCTCCAGGTGATCCCGCTCGGCGGCCTGGGCGAATTCGGCATGAACTGCCTCGCCCTTCGTTACGGGGATGACATTGTCGTCATCGACGCCGGCATGATGTTTCCAGACGCGGAACTGCTCGGCGTCGACATTGTCACCCCGGACTTCGCCTATCTCGAACAACACCGCGAGATGGTGCGCGCCCTGGTGCTCACGCACGGGCACGAGGATCACATCGGCGCCGTTCCCTTCCTTCTGTCCGAAATCAACATCCCCGTCTACGGCACCGAATTCACGCTCGCCCTCGTCGAGCGCCGCCTCGAAGAGCATGAAATGGCCGATCAGGCCCGCCTGAACCGCGTGAAACCCGGCGAGCGCATCGTCCTCGGCCCATTCGAGATCGAGTTCATCCACGTCACTCACTCCATCGTTCAGTCCGTCGCTCTCGCCATCCGCACTCCCCTCGGCGTCATCATCCACACAGGCGATTTCAAGATCGATCCCACGCCCACGGACAACGAACTGTTCGATCTGCACACGCTGGCCGAATACGGCAAACGGGGCGTGCTGCTCCTGCTGTCCGACTCCACCAACGTCGACCGCCCCGGCTACACCCCCTCCGAACGCGCCGTCCTGCCCCGCTTCGAGGAGATCTTCAACCGCGCCCCCCGCCGGATCGTCGTCACCTGCTTCGCCAGCTCCGTCCACCGCATCCAGCAGATTCTTGACATCGCCCACTCGAGCGGCCGCAAAGTGGCTTTCATCGGCCGCAGCATGCTCGCGTATACGGAAATCGCCCACACGCTCGGCCTGCTCCGCATTCCCGACAACCTCCTGCTGCGCCCCCAGGACGTCATGAGCGCTCCGCCTCACCGCGTGGTCGCCGTCGTCAGCGGCACGCAGGGCGAGCCCATGTCCGCGATGAGCCGGGTGGCCGTGGACAACCACAAGCATCTCCGCCTTGAGCGCGGCGACGTCGTCGTCCACAGCGCCCGCATCATCCCCGGCAACGAAAAGGCCATCGGCCGCATGATGAACCACGTCGCCCGCCGCGGCGCCGAGGTCGTCGCCGGACAGATGAATCCGCCCGTCCACGTCTCCGGCCACGCCTCCCAGGAGGAGCTCAAACTGCTGCTGAATCTCGTCCGCCCCCGCTACTTCGTCCCCATCCATGGCGAGTTCTGGCAGATGTCGAAGCACGCCGCCCTCGCCTCGCACCTCGCCGACTACGGCCTCGAGGATACCTTCGTTCTGGAAACCGGCCAGACGCTGGTGATCGACGAACAGGGCGCGCGGCGCGGCGATTCCGTGCCCGTCGGCCGCGTCTGCATCGACTCCGGCTCCATCGACGAGGTCGTCGAGGACATGGTCATCCGCGACCGCCGCCACCTCAGCGAAGACGGCTTCCTCATTCCCATCATCGCCATCGACAAGCACTCCGGCCGCGTCGAAGGCATGCCGGAAATCGTCACCCGCGGCTTCGTCAGCCCCGAGGACCGCGCCGACCTGCTTGCCGCCGCCCGCGACGTCGTCATCCGCACCATCGAGACGTCTTCCAGCGAGGAGCGCTCCGACTGGGGCGTCATCCAGGAAAAGATCCGCGCCGACCTCAAGCGCTTCCTCAACAAACAGACCCAGCGCCGCCCGCTCGTCCTGCCGGTCATCCTCGAGGTGTAA